Genomic window (Pyrus communis chromosome 13, drPyrComm1.1, whole genome shotgun sequence):
GTTTGGGAAAAGAACTTAGTGTTGGAACTCTATAAGGTTTCGTAATTCTTGATGGTTTGTATAGTTTAAATCCTAGTCTAATTCTGATAGGGAATGGTCGGAGGAATACTATATATAAAACTTAAACCACTGCTCTTGCAATCACTGGCTTATTTTGTTCCAAGACCTATTGATTGGAAGAGCTATTATTATTGCAAAAGAGGAGAAGGTTTTGAGCACAGAAGCTGCAATGGCTTCATCATCAGGATTGAATAATGCAGGTTTGTTTTAAAGATTTTGTTCTTGAGTGTGTTTAATATAAGGCTTATATAAGTTGGGATTCAATTGGATGAATTCATGTTCCTCGGATAAGAAGTTACAAACCTATTCTTACAAGTTTTTCTCATATTATGGAGAAGAATTTTGTTCTGTTGGTTGGGATTTTATTGTTGCAGATTGTAGTTCATTGCTCTGGTGCTGATTCGAAGGTAAATAATGAGAACTTATATTGTTGGAGTGAATTTAATTGTTTTGTGGTCTATATTTATTGGTTAGAGGTTTTGAATATAGGTAGAATCCGGTGTGAAAACTGATTTGGACCGCAGAAGTTTGTTAACATCGGATAATTCAAATGGCTCCATTGATAACATTGTTGGGTCTAATTCAGTTTCGAATGCTAACGATGTTCAAAAAGTGAAGAAAGACGGAGATCAGGTGGTTGGATCAAAGGATGGTATTGGGGATAAGAGGAGCAATCCAAGTAAGGAGGTGGGTGTGAAAGAATCTGATTATGTGGCAAGGAGTGGTGGAGGGTCAAGCGAGGGATCCAAATTAGAGGGCGAGGACAAGAAACAGAAGCAGAGTGATGGGTTGGAATCAAGGGAAGTGCCAAAGGAGGTGGATAATGGTGCAAATACAATCTCTGTGAACCCCACAAGGAAGGAGGGGACGCGGAGTGAGGAATGTGGTACATCTAATATGTGTACTGATGAGGGCAACCAGTTGGTTGCATGTTTGAAAGTTCCCGGAAATGGtatgttttacattttgtaTTCATGGTAGTTCTATGCATATTTCTTGTTTATACCATCCATCCTCGGtgttttccttatttcttggACTAATGGATTGTTCTCATTCAGCTGAAGTATCAGTCTGGTTAAGAATTTTGTCATGCAATAAATATTCGGATATTAGAGTTtgttctttatgtgttttcagaTCATTATTCATTTAGCATACTGAAATATAGTTttataattgtattttttatagTTAAGTTTATTATGTTTTGCATTGATCATACTTGACTTATTGTGGTCATCATTTTTCAGATTCTCACCATCTTTCACTTTTAATTAAGAACATGGCCCTCTCTTGGTTGCCATTGTAGCTCCTGATTTTGTGCGACTGGACgaaacaaaaattcaacttGAAGTGAAAGAAAACAGAGAAGTAAGTGTATAGAACACTAAAGAGTTGTTCGACcacaaaatatgttttttttattttttatttatttatttattttttttatgatttcttaATCAAAACTAGTATATTTATACTGTGATGCAGATTCTTCATATCGTCCTGTTTTACTTTAGACTATGATGTCTAATActtatataaataaattgtgCGATTGCTTTTGCAAAATGGTTGAAAGGGGATCCCTAGGGCTATAGAGAATCAATTTCTTGTTTCCTTTAACAAAAATGCAGCCTAAAGTTAATATTCATCATCACATCACACCTGGTTGATAATGCTTCCCTGCTTGAAGGACTTGATGGAAGATTCAGCTTGTCCTTGTATTCTAATTggcaaatgagatttttttttaccgCCGGGACAGTTGGTTCCTTGTAGTAACGAAATCCCATGCAATATTAGTATTGCGGATTCACCGAGTAAGCAATACTTCAATTAGAATCCCACTACACAATAGATTGGTTGATTCAAAAGCCTGTTTCTTATATTGATAGCAAGAGTCCTCGCCAAGTTGGCTTGAACACATGGCTGGCATTATGTAagtcgttttgtttttgcattGAAAAAATGTAGGCGGTTTTCCATGGATGTTATAAGCGTAATGCTTGTCACCATGCTAAAAGTGGATTTTGATCTATATAATTTGGGTTCTGCAGGTTTTGGTTTCTGTTGGAAACGGAGGGGCTGGCAGTTCAATTGTCCTAAAAGCTGGAAATGGTCGATGCAACCTTGATTTGAAGGACCTAATCACAAACAATTCCAGGAAGGAGCCTGAGAATTCTTCAAACTTTTCCTACACAAACttcccaaaacaaaaacctACGATTGCAATTTTGTTCTTTGCTTCAGCAATGATATTGGCATCGGCTTGGATGTGCATCAGCTTTAGAAATAGGCGGGTCTCTGGCAGTGGGTTGAAATATCAGAAGCTAGATAAGGACCTGCCAATTTCCAATGTAAAAAACCGGGTGTTGCATGTTAACGATGGATGGGATAATAACTGGGACGATAATTGGGATGATGAGGAGGCACCCCACACACTCTCGATGCCGATTACTCCTAGTCTCTCTGGCAAGGGCCTCGCCTCACGACGGTTGAACAAGGAAGCGTGGAAAGATTAGTCAGTTAGGTTGAGAAAGAGACTGTAGATGCATGTTcctatttttattgatttgtttGTCATTGACAGACAATTATCTGATTTTTCATTTCCCAAGCAGGTGTAAAAACAGGAAAAAGGTTTTTCCCACTTATTTACAGGAGGTTATGTGCTGACTTGTACGCCAAAAGCTTTTTGGGTGTCTTTGGTGAAGTTTTGCTTTCTAGGGAAGATGTGGGTTGCTTGTTGGCTAGGGTACGTCTCTCTTGTACTCAAGTTTGAATTTCCTTTTCCTTAAATTAAAGTAGTTTTGAATATCACTTTGGCTTGTCTCTGGCCTCACTCACACAAACCTCATTTTTCTGTTAATTCGGTCTAACTCCTACCATCTCGATCATGTGACACTCCTATCGAAGATTTACTCATGGATTTACTCCTATCGAAtctttgttatgttttttttttttttaattttttaattttttggtaatTAACCTTGTTATGAACTGCTCATCTTGTATTGGACTTGATTAAGATCTTGAATGGGACTGTTGGGCTAATCTATGACCTCTTGTTCAACCTCAGAGTTTGTTGGGTTGGGCTGGGAAATTCCCTTATGTAATCTCAATAGGCAGCCCAATAAGATGAAGAAATAAATATGTGGACTATACAAAAGAAATACTTGTAATAAGATGCCAAATTTCTTCTTCACATTGCAGTTTGTGTTGTAGGGTATGCTAGATGGAACTTGTTTGCTTCTCCTTTATTTTCCTTCATACTTATGTATTAAGAACACtatttttctttcactttccaataaaatgtagataaattttttcttctttttacaaACGATGTCAAAATAAATTAAGGCCCCGTTTGGTATTGGTATTATTTTCACTAGAAATTGCTTCACTATAAAGTTAAGCAATGAAAAGTATGTTAAAACTaaatattttgcttattttaaaagcaataaCCTCGAGACACTAAATCTGAAAAACAACCTGGAGGTTCGTTTACATGACCACCACTAGCCTTACAACACTGCCAACATGACCACCACCATCATTGCCACTAATGCCGCCGCCACCATCACCACAATCGGCACCACTGTTACCTTTACACCTCAACCATTACACCTTACTACTGACACCACCATCATACCGTTACCATTGCTGCTACTGTTACCACCACTACTACCGCCACCACTATGTCAACACCACCCACACTCGCAGTACTATATCCATTTTTGTCATTATTAATAATCATATCACTTACCTTAAAATTCACCAAACGTTTTTACACTGCTTTTCATACTTACAACACTTTTAAAAGTACAGTTTATCTAAAGCTcaactgctttattttacaactgattattcttaaagcacaCTAGAAGAGGTTTTTAAAAGACATAACAATCCCAAACTGGCCTTAAGTCATTAAGATTGACTCAAAAAGTGCCTTAAGTCATTAAGATTGACTCAAATAGTGCCGATGGTTGGAAAATGAGTTAGGATGAGACTAGCTCAGCAAATCAGTTTCTTTCTattgtaaaaagaaaaagaagactaGTATTGACATAAATGCACATCTAAAAGAAATAGGAGCATGCATCTTACTTAACCACCATATCTACCTTCTATACCTCcttattatttttgttctttaatcatcttcaattcattcaatttaagggttaaaatttaaaaggattatgtgaaaagtaaaaataatgtATGAATAGCAACACCCTAGGTAAAACGAGTCAATACAATTGAAATATCATATTCTTTTTGTCGTTTGCAAAGGAACTGaattagagatttttttttttgtttttgtcccACATAAACTATATTGTCTATatcaaattttgacaaaaataaaatttgaactcGAGAATAATAAAACAGTCACATTACCATGACGAACCAATAATAAACTATATCACATTTTTTATGCAACGATGTCAACCCAAATATTCCTTGTGAATTAGTTGACACCTTGTGATTGTTGGGACAAAAGTAATTGATGGAGATTTGATCAAAACTATATTCATTACATGTGAAAATCCCGTGGCCTCTTTTGTCCTTCAAtcataaatgaaattttttagttaaaaaataaactaagaaAATGTGGTCCAGTAGTAAGGCTGTGGACTGCGGCTTCtcaataaacaaagaaaatgtggGAGGTCCCCATCGAGGGTCCAAGCTGGAGAGTTTGCTTGATGGAGTCACAGGCATGGTGAAATTCCCCATAGTCTCTTCAAACTCGACAGGGGTGAATAAACGTTACTTCCCACCAGTTGTCCCcattttgagaaagaaaaaaaataaacactcAATTatacatttataaaaaaaaataaacataattgtcataaactttgtatttaagtgtgattgtgtaaatcctagattatatTTGATAttagttattcttccctattaggacttgtattccttggaggaaaATGATTCTCCattcccttattactataaataaaggcactgcgtagGGGAATAACATATCTTTTACACAACCCTAcgaacacatctctctctatattttctctGTGCCGTTCCCTCTCCTTATCAATTAAATATAGattacaacatgttatcagcacacTCCTACCGCTGCATTGAGGAATCTAACATGGAAGTTTtgtgcatcaaaccagttcatcaatatcatcacgcaatcaggaTTTTCCCAAACAACAGCTtttatcttgattttttttgcagccctgatagtacgaacattcaccataatgcatgacccaactttacgtttttcaaattttagattctacataaattgtgtatgcattatatctataattgttgaattatgtgaattgatattgccatgaattgtaTCAAATATCTGCTCATGCATTAAAATATATGTTCAATATGCATTGAAATAATTTGGAaatcagaagaagaagaaaatatatatatatatatatatatatatatatatattattagggTTTCGTGAAACCCTAACATAGTCGGCTTCATAATGCGCCGCCGTGCAAGCTGCCAGCACCAAACCAATAACCTATGTCGGCTTTGCCAGCCTAGCCCAACCATGAGTCACAAGGCTACAAGCCCAGAGAACCAAATGGTGCGTTTAGGCACCATCGTCCCTAACCCAAACCCTTGGTTTGAAGCCAAGGTCTTCCTCGTCGAGTTTTTCGACGAAACCACGATCGGCAATCGTGTGATTAGGACGAAACTCATCATTTTCACCAACGATCTTCGAAATTCCAAAAGAATTTCGCTAGGTTTTTGTGGGATTCACTCGAATCCCTTAGGTTTGCATACCCATGAAGTTGAGGCTTTATCTCTATTGCTAAAATCTTGGTTCTCCGATGAACCAAGGATTACCTCGACCACGGAAAACCGCCTGAAGCGGTGCCGTTGACCATCTTCAGTGGATCTCCACACCCACTGCCATTAGGGTGGCCTGAAAATCCAACACTAGCCCTAACGGACCTCGGTTTCCTTTGGTCCATATCGCATAACACCCTTCTATTGGGTTGTTTGTGCTTATAGCCTTGACCCATACCACCAGCCCGAGAATTAGTTGAGCACTTCTGGGCTCCTGCCTTCTCATATGCACTGCGTCATATATGATCATAGCCTACCAAGGTTATGACTTTCCCATGTGCTGCGACACACTAGATCGCGTCACCCAGAGCACCTGCGCTGCGAAGTAGTGGATCTATGCCCTATACGGGCCTTCTTGGATCTAGCCCAGAAAATTGGGCCTGCTTCTTCAATCCCTTCTCTAATCTTGGGCCTACAGTCAAGCCGAGCCCAACTCGGCCCAATTTTTGGGCCTGGGCCACACAGTCTCTGTTTTCTCAACACATACGTGGGCTTTGGTCCATGTTTTTGGGCCCCCGAgcttaattgtttattttttttatccaatttaggttttataatttttcacccacactttaattttgggtccaaagtccaaataattaattcaattataattctaGACCTGAAGATctatttacatattttcttgttgcatatttgtgtgtgtgtgtgtgtgtatgtgtgtatattTCTGTTTGTctgcaggaacatatgaacccCTGAAGTTCATATTTtttcgaaacctgaagtttctaagaaacatgccttgtttgaaaacctaaagtttttccttaaaaacatcacccatgaaaacccaaagttttttttcttgaaaatttaaaccaatacatatctattagaacctgaatgttatactcctatgtgaatggattgatttttctccGTTGCACTAGccacatcttgtccatttattttatgatagaaacatgtcaaatttgaacaaactcgacttcaccatTTTAGAGATCCCTGGAATGAACTACCTTAAGTGGGTCTatgatgtgaagctccacctcacaaCAAAGAATTTTTGTCCCGCCATTGAAGAAGAGACGGACAACCCAGTTGGCGAAGCTGAGAAAgccactgccatgatcttcTTCTGAAGATACattcatgatgcactgcaaaccGAGTACCTTGCAAAGAAAGATCCACAAGCACTTTGGGTCACTTTGGCTGatcattttgatcaccaaaagaaCATCTTCTTACCTAAAGAAAGACATGACTGGCAATatttgcgcttccaagactttaagtttaTGAACgaatataattctgaagtttgtcgaatccgatcacttctcaagttctgtAACGAGACCTTGACTGCAGAGGATCTCTTGGAGaatacctattcgaccttctctgctactaatattgtcATCTAGCAACAATATAAGGCTCATAAATTTACTAAGttttcagatttgatctctattttacttctcgctaAAAAGCAGAATCAgctgttgatgaaaaatcatcaatctAAACCAATTGGGGCGACTGTTGTGCCTGAATCAcattatagcacaaaccaaCGCCCAAAAAAGCCAACATAGGCATGGTAAGGGCGGCCAGAAGTCACCCCGTCAAGGTCAACAGAGCTAAGGCCCATCTAATGGAGGCAATCGAGCCTATAAGCGCCCTAAACTCACTCTCAAGGCCCCaaactttaagaataagggcaaagcacttGAAACCGTGGATGTAGACATGTGCTATCATTGTGGTTCAAAGGACCACTGGTCCCGTGTTTTCCGTGCTCCCcagaaggttgtagctgaatatcattcctgtcgtttgaatcaaactttatgcAAGTAGATAAACCAGAAAGTACCTAGATGGAGCTTTCCAACTTTTAGGAGGCTATTACATCTATAGAAGACTAGACTCTTAGACACAAACTATTTTCTAGTTGAAATTTAGAATaatggggccgaattccacACAGTGGTTGAACCCtccttgttttttggtttaagCTTGAACAACTtttctttatgtttggattatttgttggtgatttgttttttggatattaatttttttaattaccatcGTTGAAtgcttaaattattttgaatggatatttgtttttagaacttttaagcatttgaccgattcaaattaatttttatttctaggtatgactagtggaaaagttagttgtcttgcatatagtgcaaccacgcacactgTTTTGCATGAActcatctatttcactaacttcatacctaagaatgcacctctgacaactcTCTCAGACCTATCTAACCTGATCGAAGGATATGGTAAGGCATgtataatgttgtctaatgATATAATCTTaaccattgatgaggcactttaTTCTTCACGTTCCGGAAGAATGTTATTGAGTtttaaggacattagagataataattaccatgATGAAAATAGAGCTGAATTTttgtgcataacttcctacgaatatggccagaagtgtATTCTAAAGAAGATGGAGCGTATCCCAAATGGTCTGTATACTTCAACCATACGCCCTATAGAAAGCCACTATATGGCCGGCCCTACCTCTAGGACCACacacgaaattacactttggcatgatcgtttgggacaccCTAGACGAACAGTGATGCGTTGTATCCTTAAATCATCACACATACATCCACTAACCAGAAGTTTAGGTTCGCGCATGTTAAACCTGCTccatgggaaagcttattattaagccttcttatgataagattcgttcgaatcctcctatttttctatgaaggattcagggggacatttgtggaccgattcactctacatgcggaccatttagatattttatggttttggttaacACTTCTACACATTGGTCACATGTGTgtttgttgtccacaaggaacgttgattctccaaactgttggtTTAGGTTATCAAGCTTAGGCTTACCACCCTAATTATCCGATTAAATCTATTCGATTgaataatgctggagaattcacatctaaaacttttgatgactattgcatgtcaattgaggttgaagttgaacatccagtacccTATGGTCACACCCAGAACAGCCTTGTAGAGAcattcattaagcgctta
Coding sequences:
- the LOC137712271 gene encoding uncharacterized protein; this encodes MQIVVHCSGADSKVESGVKTDLDRRSLLTSDNSNGSIDNIVGSNSVSNANDVQKVKKDGDQVVGSKDGIGDKRSNPSKEVGVKESDYVARSGGGSSEGSKLEGEDKKQKQSDGLESREVPKEVDNGANTISVNPTRKEGTRSEECGTSNMCTDEGNQLVACLKVPGNAEVSVWLRILSCNKYSDIRVLVSVGNGGAGSSIVLKAGNGRCNLDLKDLITNNSRKEPENSSNFSYTNFPKQKPTIAILFFASAMILASAWMCISFRNRRVSGSGLKYQKLDKDLPISNVKNRVLHVNDGWDNNWDDNWDDEEAPHTLSMPITPSLSGKGLASRRLNKEAWKD